The Nocardia arthritidis genome has a window encoding:
- a CDS encoding acyl-CoA thioesterase gives MVRLIDTLTVERVDAAMFRRRGNPGTEMARTFGGELAAQAVAAAVQCVPDGFALHSIHNYFVRRGNPEADIEFDVVTVRDSRSFALRRVVGRQEGLETIALDASFHTGARGVEHTLPCPPAPRPERLADYQPGDPGYEWFAAIDFDPCWSVRRVPDTFLGADQPRQQMWIRYGAPMPEDPTLHVCALTYAADITMLGAAMALYWGTPVQTVALDFGIRFLRPCRVDEWLLFDQVSPSAADGRAFVEGKVYDRGGRLVASVSQERMLRLADAA, from the coding sequence ATGGTTCGTCTGATCGATACGCTGACGGTGGAGCGGGTAGATGCCGCTATGTTCCGGCGTCGTGGAAATCCGGGTACCGAGATGGCCAGGACGTTCGGCGGTGAGTTGGCCGCGCAGGCCGTTGCGGCGGCCGTACAATGTGTGCCGGACGGTTTCGCGTTGCATTCGATTCACAACTATTTCGTGCGGCGCGGTAACCCGGAGGCGGATATCGAATTCGATGTCGTCACCGTTCGGGACAGTCGGTCGTTCGCGCTACGTCGGGTAGTCGGCCGGCAGGAGGGGTTGGAAACGATCGCGCTGGACGCCTCGTTTCATACCGGTGCGCGTGGTGTCGAACACACTCTCCCCTGCCCACCGGCGCCCCGTCCGGAGCGCTTGGCCGATTATCAACCCGGTGACCCGGGTTACGAGTGGTTCGCGGCGATAGATTTCGACCCGTGCTGGTCGGTGCGCCGCGTTCCCGACACGTTTCTGGGCGCCGATCAGCCGCGCCAGCAGATGTGGATCCGCTACGGCGCGCCGATGCCGGAGGATCCGACGCTGCATGTTTGCGCATTGACATATGCCGCGGATATCACCATGCTCGGCGCGGCGATGGCGCTGTATTGGGGCACCCCGGTGCAAACCGTCGCGCTGGACTTCGGGATCCGGTTCCTGCGCCCGTGCAGGGTGGACGAATGGCTGCTGTTCGACCAGGTTTCGCCGTCGGCGGCGGATGGTCGGGCATTCGTCGAGGGCAAAGTGTACGACCGCGGCGGCAGGCTGG
- a CDS encoding Lrp/AsnC family transcriptional regulator, with protein MSQHLEETDRRIVTALVADPRVSWRELAQRLDLSERTVVRRAVPLYEKGIVRASAMRNLACFPQLRVITLRLKCARERVGALAEALARRPDTRAVDVISGGGEIFALLYLDNAQERDALLLRDIPATAAVITWEAQRVMRVFPSVDPAHPPLPGELNLGFGMPEPERPVKLLDVDEAIIEALSRNGRASYTELAGAAGVTAHTARRRLVTLLDEHVVRPVTIFDLSLVGLESQSLLWLSVRPGALDTIGRRLAVHPDVFCAAAITGPANLLLAVAKPTFGDIYAFVTDTVGVIPEVTNVETSAILATIKRPGHLRPTPWARARGARRPTVGVHK; from the coding sequence ATGTCCCAGCATCTGGAGGAGACTGATCGCCGGATTGTGACTGCCCTGGTTGCGGATCCGCGTGTGTCGTGGCGGGAGTTGGCGCAGCGTCTCGATCTGTCGGAGCGCACCGTGGTACGCCGTGCGGTGCCGCTGTATGAGAAGGGGATTGTGCGTGCGTCGGCGATGCGTAATCTGGCTTGTTTTCCGCAGCTGCGGGTGATCACGTTGCGGCTCAAGTGCGCTCGTGAGCGGGTCGGTGCGCTCGCGGAAGCTCTTGCGCGCAGGCCGGATACTCGTGCGGTTGATGTGATCAGTGGTGGCGGTGAGATCTTCGCGCTGCTGTATCTGGACAACGCGCAGGAGCGAGATGCGTTGCTGTTACGGGATATTCCGGCGACGGCGGCGGTGATCACGTGGGAGGCGCAACGGGTGATGCGGGTGTTTCCCTCCGTCGACCCCGCGCACCCGCCGCTGCCGGGGGAGTTGAATCTGGGTTTCGGTATGCCCGAACCGGAGCGTCCGGTGAAGCTGCTCGATGTCGATGAGGCGATCATTGAGGCCCTGTCGCGCAATGGCCGGGCCAGTTACACCGAGCTGGCCGGGGCGGCCGGGGTGACCGCGCACACCGCCCGTCGACGGCTGGTGACGCTGTTGGATGAACATGTCGTGCGCCCGGTCACCATCTTCGATCTGTCTCTGGTCGGCTTGGAATCGCAATCGTTGCTGTGGTTGTCGGTGCGTCCCGGTGCGCTCGACACGATCGGTCGCCGGTTGGCGGTGCATCCGGACGTCTTTTGTGCGGCGGCGATCACCGGGCCCGCGAATCTGCTGCTCGCCGTCGCCAAGCCCACCTTCGGCGACATCTACGCCTTCGTCACCGATACGGTTGGTGTGATCCCGGAGGTGACGAACGTGGAGACCTCGGCGATTCTCGCCACCATCAAGCGACCGGGGCATCTACGGCCGACCCCGTGGGCTCGAGCGCGCGGCGCTCGCCGACCGACGGTAGGGGTCCATAAGTGA